The genomic segment CGACCTGGCGACCGAACACCCCATGCACCGCCTCCTCCAGGGCGAGGTCGGCTCCGGCAAGACGCTGGTCGCGCTGCGCGCCATGCTCGCCGTCGTCGACTCCGGCGGCCAGGCCGCGATGCTGGCGCCCACCGAGGTGCTCGCCCAGCAGCACCACCGGTCGATCACCGAGATGATGGGCGACCTCGCCGGCGGCGGGATGCTGGGCGGCGCGGAGAACGCCACCAAGATCGTGCTGCTCACCGGCTCCATGGGGGTGCCCGCCCGCCGTCAGGCCCTGCTCGACCTCATCAGCGGGGACGCCGGAATCGTGATCGGCACGCACGCGCTGATCGAGGACAAGGTCCAGTTCCACGATCTGGGCCTGGTCGTGGTCGACGAGCAGCACCGCTTCGGCGTCGAGCAGCGCGACGCGCTGCGCGCCAAGGCCGCCAAGCCCCCGCACCTGCTGGTGATGACCGCGACCCCGATCCCGCGCACGGTCGCCATGACCGTCTTCGGCGACCTGGAGACGTCCGTCCTGGACCAGCTGCCGGCCGGCCGCTCGCCGATCGCCACCCATGTCGTCCCGGCGAAGGACAAGCCGCACTTCCTGTCCCGCGCCTGGGAGCGGGTGCGGGAGGAGGTGTCGAAGGGCCACCAGGCGTACGTGGTGTGCCCGCGCATCGGCGACGAGGAGGACGCGAAGAAGAAGCCGGACGACGCGGAGCGCCGCCCGCCGCTGGCCGTCCTGGACATCGCCGAGCAGCTCGCCGCTGGGCCGCTGGCCGGGCTGCGGGTCGAGGTGCTGCACGGCAGGATGCAGCCGGACGCCAAGGACGACGTGATGCGCCGGTTCGCCGCCGGCCAGGTGGACGTCCTGGTGGCGACCACCGTCATCGAGGTCGGGGTGAACGTCCCGAACTCCACCGTCATGGTGATCATGGACGCCGACCGCTTCGGCGTCTCCCAGCTCCACCAGCTGCGCGGCCGCGTCGGCCGCGGCTCCGCCCCGGGGCTCTGCCTGCTGGTCTCCGAGGCGCACGAGGCGAGCCCCGCCCGGCAGCGCCTCGCCGCCGTCGCGGCGACCCTGGACGGCTTCGAGCTGTCCCGCATCGACCTGGAGCAGCGCCGTGAGGGCGACGTCCTCGGCCAGGCCCAGTCCGGCACCCGTTCGTCGCTGCGCATGCTGACCGTGATCGACGACGAGGAGGTCATCGCCGCCGCCCGCGACGAGGCCACCGCGCTGGTCGCCGCGGACCCCGAACTGGCCGACCACCCGGACCTGCGCAGCGCTCTGGAGAGCCTGGTCGACGCGGACCGCGAGGAGTACCTCGACAAGGGCTGAGCAGGGCTGCTGAGCAGGGCCGAACTGCCGTGCTGAGCAGGGCGATTGTCAGTGCCTCCTGAGAGAATGGACGTAGTCCAAGTCGATGGACCTTTGGGGGCAAAAGCATGTCGTTCCGTCATCTCAACGAACTGCCGCTCGGCGACAAGGTCTTCCGGATCGAGCTCGCCAGCGACGACGACACCAACGTCACTCTCAGCCTCTCCGGATGGAGTGAGGACGACCCCGACACCCTTCTCGCGTCAGGTGATCTGCGGCTGCCCATGGCGGACGTGCCGTCCCTGCGGATCGCTCTCAACCGCGCCCTGCGCGCCCTCGCGCTCGTCGCCGACGTATCGGAGCCCATCCCCGACCGTGACGTGCTCCGGGAGCTGTTCCCCGGCCACGGCGCCCCCTGGGTGCCGCAGCACGAGGAGGAGCTGCTGCGGCGGTTCCACGACAGTGAGACCGTCGCCCGGATAGCCGCCCGCTTCGGGCGGACCCCGGACTCGGTCCGCACCAAGCTGCGTGAGCTGGGGCACGACCCGCGCCGCCCGGAGTTCTGCCCGCCCGACGGCTGCCTGTCCTGGTCCCGCTACGCGTCCACCGCGCTGGTGGGGGCGGTGGAGGAGCCCGGCAGGGAGTGACTCCGTATCGTGGGGGAGCGGCCGCGCACAGCGCCGTTCCCCCACGATGTCGAGGACGTGAAGGACGAGATGACCCGCGTGATCGCCGGAGCCGCCGGTGGCCGCCGCCTGGCCGTGCCCCCGGGCAATGGGACCCGCCCCACCTCGGACCGCGCCAAGGAGGGGATGTTCTCCACCTGGGAGGCGCTGCGCGGCACGCTGAATGGTGCCAGGGTGCTGGATCTGTACGGCGGCTCGGGGGCGATCGGCCTGGAGGCGCTCTCGCGCGGC from the Streptomyces sp. RKAG293 genome contains:
- the recG gene encoding ATP-dependent DNA helicase RecG, which gives rise to MSLPCAKMDPMSALDEPLKKSVGGRTAKVLADHLDLHTVGDLLHHYPRRYAERGELTRLADLPLDEHVTVVAEIAKADKRTYNGGTGVRLEVVVTDGSGSLTLVFFSKAAHAHAHRLIPGRRGMFSGKVSVFNRTRQLAHPDYQLLDADDAKGGESDVAAAFANQQIPLYPACKQISSWQIAQSVQTVLDSMRGTSWAGVGEPLPAALREARGLAPLSEALEKIHRPRTKADIAEARDRLKWDEAYVLQVALARRRAADSALPATPRVPHADGLMTTFDTRLPFTLTEGQQKVSAEIFADLATEHPMHRLLQGEVGSGKTLVALRAMLAVVDSGGQAAMLAPTEVLAQQHHRSITEMMGDLAGGGMLGGAENATKIVLLTGSMGVPARRQALLDLISGDAGIVIGTHALIEDKVQFHDLGLVVVDEQHRFGVEQRDALRAKAAKPPHLLVMTATPIPRTVAMTVFGDLETSVLDQLPAGRSPIATHVVPAKDKPHFLSRAWERVREEVSKGHQAYVVCPRIGDEEDAKKKPDDAERRPPLAVLDIAEQLAAGPLAGLRVEVLHGRMQPDAKDDVMRRFAAGQVDVLVATTVIEVGVNVPNSTVMVIMDADRFGVSQLHQLRGRVGRGSAPGLCLLVSEAHEASPARQRLAAVAATLDGFELSRIDLEQRREGDVLGQAQSGTRSSLRMLTVIDDEEVIAAARDEATALVAADPELADHPDLRSALESLVDADREEYLDKG